A region from the Zonotrichia leucophrys gambelii isolate GWCS_2022_RI chromosome Z, RI_Zleu_2.0, whole genome shotgun sequence genome encodes:
- the GNE gene encoding bifunctional UDP-N-acetylglucosamine 2-epimerase/N-acetylmannosamine kinase isoform X3, with translation MGTNAPPRREPLARGPHEVYFKNLSKQKQKEVMEKNGNNHKLRVCVATCNRADYSKLAPIMFGIKAEPQFFELDVVVLGSHLIDDYGNTYRMIEQDDFDIHTRLHTIVRGEDEAAMVESVGLALVKLPDVLNRLKPDIMIVHGDRFDALALATSAALMNIRILHIEGGEVSGTIDDSIRHAITKLAHYHVCCTRSAEQHLIAMCEDHDRILLAGCPSYDKLLSAKNKDYMSIISMWLGEDVKTRDYIVALQHPVTTDIKHSIKMFELTLDALISFNKRTLVLFPNVDAGSKEMVRVMRKKGIEHHPNFRAVKHVPFDQFIQLVAHAGCMIGNSSCGVREVGAFGTPVINLGTRQTGRETGENVLHVRDADTQDKILHALQLQFGKQYPCSKIYGDGNAVPRILKFLKSIDLKEPLQKKFCFPPVKDNISQDIDHILETQSALAVDLGGTNLRVAIVSMKGEIVKKYTQLNPKTYEDRLALILKMCVEAASEAVNVNCRILGVGISTGGRVNPREGVVLHSTKLIQEWSSVDLRTPISDALHLPVWVDNDGNCAALAERKFGHGKGIENFVTLITGTGIGGGIVHQHELIHGSSFCAAELGHIVVSLDGPECLCGSQGCIEAYASGIALQREAKKLHDGICLLWFENTVTKLQYRKTF, from the exons GAGGTGTACTTCAAGAATCTTtcaaaacagaagcagaaggaaGTAATGGAGAAGAATGGAAACAACCACAAGCTTCGTGTTTGTGTTGCTACTTGCAACCGTGCTGATTATTCAAAATTAGCTCCCATTATGTTTGGTATTAAGGCAGAACCACAGTTTTTTGAGCTTGATGTCGTAGTGCTTGGTTCTCACCTGATTGATGATTATGG TAACACCTATCGTATGATTGAACAAGATGACTTTGATATTCATACGAGGCTGCACACCATCGTGAGAGGGGAGGATGAGGCAGCCATGGTGGAGTCGGTGGGCCTTGCATTAGTCAAGTTACCTGACGTCCTCAACCGCCTGAAACCTGACATAATGATAGTTCATGGGGACAGATTCGATGCCTTGGCCCTGGCCACGTCCGCAGCCCTGATGAACATTCGCATTCTTCACATTGAAGGTGGGGAGGTCAGTGGGACCATCGATGACTCCATCAGACATGCCATAACCAAGCTGGCCCATTACCACGTGTGCTGCACGAggagtgcagagcagcacctgaTAGCCATGTGCGAAGACCACGACCGCATCCTTTTAGCAGGCTGTCCCTCGTATGACAAGCTTCTCTCTGCCAAAAACAAAGACTACATGAGTATTATTAGCATGTGGCTAG GTGAAGATGTCAAAACCAGAGATTATATAGTtgctctgcagcatcctgtAACCACAGATATTAAACATTCCATAAAGATGTTTGAGCTGACACTAGATGCACTCATCTCCTTCAACAAGAGAACACTTGTTCTATTCCCTAATGTGGATGCAG GAAGCAAAGAGATGGTTCGTGTGATGAGGAAGAAGGGCATTGAACACCATCCCAATTTTCGGGCAGTGAAGCATGTGCCATTTGACCAGTTCATTCAGCTAGTTGCTCATGCTGGTTGTATGATTGGTAACAGCAGTTGTGGTGTCAGAGAGGTGGGAGCATTTGGCACACCTGTCATCAACCTGGGGACACGGCAGACAGGAAGAGAAACAG GTGAAAATGTTCTTCATGTTCGTGATGCTGATACACAGGATAAGATTCTTCATGCTCTACAGCTGCAGTTTGGGAAGCAATATCCATG CTCAAAAATATATGGAGATGGTAATGCTGTTCCAAGGATTTTGAAGTTCCTTAAATCTATTGACCTCAAAGAACCATTGcaaaagaaattctgttttcctcctgtcAAAGATAATATCTCTCAAGATATTGACCATATTCTAGAGACACAGAGTGCTCTGGCGGTGGATCTAGGCGGAACAAATCTCCGAGTAGCAATCGTCAGTATGAAG gGTGAAATAGTTAAGAAGTATACCCAGCTCAACCCTAAAACCTATGAAGACAGACTAGCGTTAATTCTAAAGATGTGTGTAGAGGCTGCATCAGAGGCAGTAAATGTAAACTGCAGAATTTTGGGAGTAG GTATTTCCACAGGTGGACGGGTAAACCCTCGAGAAGGAGTTGTGCTTCACTCTACAAAACTCATTCAGGAGTGGAGCTCTGTGGATCTCAGAACTCCTATATCTGATGCTTTGCACCTGCCAGTCTGGGTGGACAATGATGGAAACTGTGCTGCTTTAGCAGAAAGGAAATTTGGTCATGgaaaaggaatagaaaattTTGTAACACTGATTACTGGTACAG GAATTGGAGGTGGAATCGTTCATCAGCACGAGTTGATCCATGGCAgttctttctgtgctgctgagcttggGCACATTGTTGTATCCTTAGATGGACCAGAGTGCCTGTGTGGCAGCCAAGGATGTATAGAAGCATATGCCTCAGGAATAGCGTTACAGAGAGAAGCTAAGAAACTGCATGATGGTATCTGTTTACTCTGGTTTGAAAACACTGTTACTAAACTGCAGTATAGgaagacattttaa
- the GNE gene encoding bifunctional UDP-N-acetylglucosamine 2-epimerase/N-acetylmannosamine kinase isoform X1 — MGTNAPPRREPLARGPHEVYFKNLSKQKQKEVMEKNGNNHKLRVCVATCNRADYSKLAPIMFGIKAEPQFFELDVVVLGSHLIDDYGNTYRMIEQDDFDIHTRLHTIVRGEDEAAMVESVGLALVKLPDVLNRLKPDIMIVHGDRFDALALATSAALMNIRILHIEGGEVSGTIDDSIRHAITKLAHYHVCCTRSAEQHLIAMCEDHDRILLAGCPSYDKLLSAKNKDYMSIISMWLGEDVKTRDYIVALQHPVTTDIKHSIKMFELTLDALISFNKRTLVLFPNVDAGSKEMVRVMRKKGIEHHPNFRAVKHVPFDQFIQLVAHAGCMIGNSSCGVREVGAFGTPVINLGTRQTGRETGENVLHVRDADTQDKILHALQLQFGKQYPCSKIYGDGNAVPRILKFLKSIDLKEPLQKKFCFPPVKDNISQDIDHILETQSALAVDLGGTNLRVAIVSMKGEIVKKYTQLNPKTYEDRLALILKMCVEAASEAVNVNCRILGVGISTGGRVNPREGVVLHSTKLIQEWSSVDLRTPISDALHLPVWVDNDGNCAALAERKFGHGKGIENFVTLITGTGIGGGIVHQHELIHGSSFCAAELGHIVVSLDGPECLCGSQGCIEAYASGIALQREAKKLHDDDLLLVEGMSMKEEEIVSAAHLIQAAKLGNTKAESILRTAGTALGLGVVNILHTVNPSLVILSGVLANHYVNAVKDVINRQALSSVKTVDVVVSNLADPALLGAASLVLDYTTRRIY, encoded by the exons GAGGTGTACTTCAAGAATCTTtcaaaacagaagcagaaggaaGTAATGGAGAAGAATGGAAACAACCACAAGCTTCGTGTTTGTGTTGCTACTTGCAACCGTGCTGATTATTCAAAATTAGCTCCCATTATGTTTGGTATTAAGGCAGAACCACAGTTTTTTGAGCTTGATGTCGTAGTGCTTGGTTCTCACCTGATTGATGATTATGG TAACACCTATCGTATGATTGAACAAGATGACTTTGATATTCATACGAGGCTGCACACCATCGTGAGAGGGGAGGATGAGGCAGCCATGGTGGAGTCGGTGGGCCTTGCATTAGTCAAGTTACCTGACGTCCTCAACCGCCTGAAACCTGACATAATGATAGTTCATGGGGACAGATTCGATGCCTTGGCCCTGGCCACGTCCGCAGCCCTGATGAACATTCGCATTCTTCACATTGAAGGTGGGGAGGTCAGTGGGACCATCGATGACTCCATCAGACATGCCATAACCAAGCTGGCCCATTACCACGTGTGCTGCACGAggagtgcagagcagcacctgaTAGCCATGTGCGAAGACCACGACCGCATCCTTTTAGCAGGCTGTCCCTCGTATGACAAGCTTCTCTCTGCCAAAAACAAAGACTACATGAGTATTATTAGCATGTGGCTAG GTGAAGATGTCAAAACCAGAGATTATATAGTtgctctgcagcatcctgtAACCACAGATATTAAACATTCCATAAAGATGTTTGAGCTGACACTAGATGCACTCATCTCCTTCAACAAGAGAACACTTGTTCTATTCCCTAATGTGGATGCAG GAAGCAAAGAGATGGTTCGTGTGATGAGGAAGAAGGGCATTGAACACCATCCCAATTTTCGGGCAGTGAAGCATGTGCCATTTGACCAGTTCATTCAGCTAGTTGCTCATGCTGGTTGTATGATTGGTAACAGCAGTTGTGGTGTCAGAGAGGTGGGAGCATTTGGCACACCTGTCATCAACCTGGGGACACGGCAGACAGGAAGAGAAACAG GTGAAAATGTTCTTCATGTTCGTGATGCTGATACACAGGATAAGATTCTTCATGCTCTACAGCTGCAGTTTGGGAAGCAATATCCATG CTCAAAAATATATGGAGATGGTAATGCTGTTCCAAGGATTTTGAAGTTCCTTAAATCTATTGACCTCAAAGAACCATTGcaaaagaaattctgttttcctcctgtcAAAGATAATATCTCTCAAGATATTGACCATATTCTAGAGACACAGAGTGCTCTGGCGGTGGATCTAGGCGGAACAAATCTCCGAGTAGCAATCGTCAGTATGAAG gGTGAAATAGTTAAGAAGTATACCCAGCTCAACCCTAAAACCTATGAAGACAGACTAGCGTTAATTCTAAAGATGTGTGTAGAGGCTGCATCAGAGGCAGTAAATGTAAACTGCAGAATTTTGGGAGTAG GTATTTCCACAGGTGGACGGGTAAACCCTCGAGAAGGAGTTGTGCTTCACTCTACAAAACTCATTCAGGAGTGGAGCTCTGTGGATCTCAGAACTCCTATATCTGATGCTTTGCACCTGCCAGTCTGGGTGGACAATGATGGAAACTGTGCTGCTTTAGCAGAAAGGAAATTTGGTCATGgaaaaggaatagaaaattTTGTAACACTGATTACTGGTACAG GAATTGGAGGTGGAATCGTTCATCAGCACGAGTTGATCCATGGCAgttctttctgtgctgctgagcttggGCACATTGTTGTATCCTTAGATGGACCAGAGTGCCTGTGTGGCAGCCAAGGATGTATAGAAGCATATGCCTCAGGAATAGCGTTACAGAGAGAAGCTAAGAAACTGCATGATG aTGATCTGCTTTTAGTAGAAGGAATGTCAATGAAGGAGGAGGAGATTGTTAGTGCTGCACATCTTATTCAAGCAGCTAAACTTGGGAATACAAAAGCAGAGAGCATTCTCAGAACAG CTGGGACAGCGCTGGGCCTTGGCGTTGTGAACATTCTGCACACGGTGAACCCATCTCTTGTGATCCTTTCTGGGGTTCTAGCTAACCACTACGTTAATGCTGTCAAAGATGTGATAAATCGACAGGCACTGTCCTCTGTTAAAACAGTGGATGTGGTGGTCTCAAATCTAGCAGATCCTGCTCTTCTTGGAGCTGCTAGCCTGGTACTGGATTATACCACACGTAGAATATACTAA
- the GNE gene encoding bifunctional UDP-N-acetylglucosamine 2-epimerase/N-acetylmannosamine kinase isoform X2, whose translation MEKNGNNHKLRVCVATCNRADYSKLAPIMFGIKAEPQFFELDVVVLGSHLIDDYGNTYRMIEQDDFDIHTRLHTIVRGEDEAAMVESVGLALVKLPDVLNRLKPDIMIVHGDRFDALALATSAALMNIRILHIEGGEVSGTIDDSIRHAITKLAHYHVCCTRSAEQHLIAMCEDHDRILLAGCPSYDKLLSAKNKDYMSIISMWLGEDVKTRDYIVALQHPVTTDIKHSIKMFELTLDALISFNKRTLVLFPNVDAGSKEMVRVMRKKGIEHHPNFRAVKHVPFDQFIQLVAHAGCMIGNSSCGVREVGAFGTPVINLGTRQTGRETGENVLHVRDADTQDKILHALQLQFGKQYPCSKIYGDGNAVPRILKFLKSIDLKEPLQKKFCFPPVKDNISQDIDHILETQSALAVDLGGTNLRVAIVSMKGEIVKKYTQLNPKTYEDRLALILKMCVEAASEAVNVNCRILGVGISTGGRVNPREGVVLHSTKLIQEWSSVDLRTPISDALHLPVWVDNDGNCAALAERKFGHGKGIENFVTLITGTGIGGGIVHQHELIHGSSFCAAELGHIVVSLDGPECLCGSQGCIEAYASGIALQREAKKLHDDDLLLVEGMSMKEEEIVSAAHLIQAAKLGNTKAESILRTAGTALGLGVVNILHTVNPSLVILSGVLANHYVNAVKDVINRQALSSVKTVDVVVSNLADPALLGAASLVLDYTTRRIY comes from the exons ATGGAGAAGAATGGAAACAACCACAAGCTTCGTGTTTGTGTTGCTACTTGCAACCGTGCTGATTATTCAAAATTAGCTCCCATTATGTTTGGTATTAAGGCAGAACCACAGTTTTTTGAGCTTGATGTCGTAGTGCTTGGTTCTCACCTGATTGATGATTATGG TAACACCTATCGTATGATTGAACAAGATGACTTTGATATTCATACGAGGCTGCACACCATCGTGAGAGGGGAGGATGAGGCAGCCATGGTGGAGTCGGTGGGCCTTGCATTAGTCAAGTTACCTGACGTCCTCAACCGCCTGAAACCTGACATAATGATAGTTCATGGGGACAGATTCGATGCCTTGGCCCTGGCCACGTCCGCAGCCCTGATGAACATTCGCATTCTTCACATTGAAGGTGGGGAGGTCAGTGGGACCATCGATGACTCCATCAGACATGCCATAACCAAGCTGGCCCATTACCACGTGTGCTGCACGAggagtgcagagcagcacctgaTAGCCATGTGCGAAGACCACGACCGCATCCTTTTAGCAGGCTGTCCCTCGTATGACAAGCTTCTCTCTGCCAAAAACAAAGACTACATGAGTATTATTAGCATGTGGCTAG GTGAAGATGTCAAAACCAGAGATTATATAGTtgctctgcagcatcctgtAACCACAGATATTAAACATTCCATAAAGATGTTTGAGCTGACACTAGATGCACTCATCTCCTTCAACAAGAGAACACTTGTTCTATTCCCTAATGTGGATGCAG GAAGCAAAGAGATGGTTCGTGTGATGAGGAAGAAGGGCATTGAACACCATCCCAATTTTCGGGCAGTGAAGCATGTGCCATTTGACCAGTTCATTCAGCTAGTTGCTCATGCTGGTTGTATGATTGGTAACAGCAGTTGTGGTGTCAGAGAGGTGGGAGCATTTGGCACACCTGTCATCAACCTGGGGACACGGCAGACAGGAAGAGAAACAG GTGAAAATGTTCTTCATGTTCGTGATGCTGATACACAGGATAAGATTCTTCATGCTCTACAGCTGCAGTTTGGGAAGCAATATCCATG CTCAAAAATATATGGAGATGGTAATGCTGTTCCAAGGATTTTGAAGTTCCTTAAATCTATTGACCTCAAAGAACCATTGcaaaagaaattctgttttcctcctgtcAAAGATAATATCTCTCAAGATATTGACCATATTCTAGAGACACAGAGTGCTCTGGCGGTGGATCTAGGCGGAACAAATCTCCGAGTAGCAATCGTCAGTATGAAG gGTGAAATAGTTAAGAAGTATACCCAGCTCAACCCTAAAACCTATGAAGACAGACTAGCGTTAATTCTAAAGATGTGTGTAGAGGCTGCATCAGAGGCAGTAAATGTAAACTGCAGAATTTTGGGAGTAG GTATTTCCACAGGTGGACGGGTAAACCCTCGAGAAGGAGTTGTGCTTCACTCTACAAAACTCATTCAGGAGTGGAGCTCTGTGGATCTCAGAACTCCTATATCTGATGCTTTGCACCTGCCAGTCTGGGTGGACAATGATGGAAACTGTGCTGCTTTAGCAGAAAGGAAATTTGGTCATGgaaaaggaatagaaaattTTGTAACACTGATTACTGGTACAG GAATTGGAGGTGGAATCGTTCATCAGCACGAGTTGATCCATGGCAgttctttctgtgctgctgagcttggGCACATTGTTGTATCCTTAGATGGACCAGAGTGCCTGTGTGGCAGCCAAGGATGTATAGAAGCATATGCCTCAGGAATAGCGTTACAGAGAGAAGCTAAGAAACTGCATGATG aTGATCTGCTTTTAGTAGAAGGAATGTCAATGAAGGAGGAGGAGATTGTTAGTGCTGCACATCTTATTCAAGCAGCTAAACTTGGGAATACAAAAGCAGAGAGCATTCTCAGAACAG CTGGGACAGCGCTGGGCCTTGGCGTTGTGAACATTCTGCACACGGTGAACCCATCTCTTGTGATCCTTTCTGGGGTTCTAGCTAACCACTACGTTAATGCTGTCAAAGATGTGATAAATCGACAGGCACTGTCCTCTGTTAAAACAGTGGATGTGGTGGTCTCAAATCTAGCAGATCCTGCTCTTCTTGGAGCTGCTAGCCTGGTACTGGATTATACCACACGTAGAATATACTAA